One genomic window of Halanaerobium saccharolyticum subsp. saccharolyticum DSM 6643 includes the following:
- a CDS encoding class I SAM-dependent DNA methyltransferase, which produces MEHSYTTYFAEIYDDVMKNVPYQYWFRYLNDILKFYNHQPESVLELASGTSNMTLKLIELQSLNRITALDLSSAMISRAAEKLELKLQNNQDLNDFSFQKNTMSYFLQNEQRKLTIDFTAQNMTDFYFENKFDLIVSFFDSFNYLTDIDQLQSCFESAASSLTKDGLFIFDMNSLGRIRTIEEKSFVIEGDSYECFWEDIVNEKENLWQVKLKICPNNDELPCFEEIHSERGYKIQTILRLLKNSGFKAVDVYNAFSFAKGKNNSDRLYFTASLNKKRLQNNEGQLKKLYFDAKNRIDHLLVSLKYLF; this is translated from the coding sequence ATGGAACACAGCTATACCACCTATTTTGCTGAAATCTATGATGATGTAATGAAAAATGTTCCTTATCAATACTGGTTCAGGTATTTAAATGATATTCTAAAATTTTATAATCATCAACCAGAGTCAGTCTTAGAACTTGCTTCGGGAACTTCTAATATGACATTAAAACTAATTGAGCTGCAGTCTCTAAATAGGATTACCGCGCTTGATTTGTCATCAGCGATGATTTCAAGAGCAGCAGAAAAATTAGAACTTAAACTACAGAATAATCAGGATTTAAATGATTTTTCTTTTCAAAAAAATACTATGAGTTATTTTTTGCAGAATGAGCAGAGAAAACTCACAATTGATTTTACAGCTCAAAATATGACAGATTTTTATTTTGAAAATAAATTTGATTTAATAGTATCTTTTTTTGATAGTTTTAATTATTTGACTGACATAGATCAACTGCAGAGTTGCTTTGAGAGTGCGGCATCATCTTTAACTAAAGATGGACTTTTTATTTTTGATATGAATTCTCTTGGTCGAATTAGGACAATTGAAGAAAAATCATTTGTTATTGAGGGAGATAGCTATGAATGTTTTTGGGAAGACATTGTAAATGAGAAAGAAAATTTATGGCAGGTTAAATTAAAGATTTGTCCGAATAATGATGAGCTTCCCTGTTTTGAAGAGATTCACAGTGAGCGTGGGTATAAGATTCAGACCATTTTAAGACTGCTAAAAAATAGTGGTTTTAAGGCGGTAGATGTTTATAACGCCTTCAGCTTTGCTAAGGGCAAGAATAATTCTGATCGACTTTACTTTACTGCTAGCTTAAATAAAAAAAGGCTGCAGAATAATGAAGGGCAGCTTAAGAAATTATATTTTGATGCAAAAAACAGAATAGATCATCTTTTAGTTAGTTTAAAATATTTATTTTAG
- a CDS encoding SDR family oxidoreductase, with protein sequence MKVLFIGGTGTISQAVSELAVEKGIDLYLFNRGNNNHLAPKETKIIEGDIRNQEEVKKKLQGHKFDAVVDWVAFSPEHIKNDIEIFRNKTDQYIFISSASAYQKPQTSYLIDESTPLANPYWEYSQKKIACENILMAEYRKNDFPITIVRPSHTYGKTSIPAAINSSKAPWTLIDRMRKGKKVLVHGDGSSLWTMTHNSDFAQAFIGLIGNIQAIGHAFQITSDESLNWNQIYKAIASAAGVEDLKLVHVASEKIAEYDDIYIGKLLGDKAASVVFDNSKIKRFVPQFKAVTPFAEGVKESIEWFDAHPELKTIDQKWNDLMNKIIRENE encoded by the coding sequence ATGAAGGTATTATTTATTGGTGGAACAGGCACAATTAGTCAAGCAGTATCAGAACTTGCAGTCGAAAAAGGAATAGATTTATATTTATTTAATCGAGGCAATAATAATCATCTAGCCCCTAAGGAAACAAAAATAATTGAAGGCGATATTCGAAACCAAGAAGAGGTAAAGAAAAAGCTTCAGGGACATAAATTTGATGCTGTAGTTGATTGGGTTGCCTTTAGTCCAGAACATATAAAAAATGACATTGAAATTTTTAGAAATAAAACTGACCAATATATTTTTATTAGCTCAGCTTCAGCTTATCAAAAACCACAAACCAGTTATTTAATAGATGAATCAACCCCCCTTGCCAATCCATATTGGGAATATTCACAGAAAAAAATTGCATGTGAAAATATTTTAATGGCTGAATACAGAAAAAATGACTTTCCAATAACTATAGTAAGACCCTCACATACTTATGGAAAAACATCTATTCCAGCTGCTATTAATAGTTCTAAAGCTCCCTGGACTTTAATAGATAGAATGCGGAAAGGGAAAAAAGTACTGGTACATGGTGATGGCAGTTCGCTCTGGACAATGACCCATAACAGTGACTTTGCTCAAGCTTTTATAGGTTTAATTGGTAATATCCAAGCTATTGGACATGCTTTTCAAATTACTTCTGATGAAAGTTTAAATTGGAATCAAATATATAAAGCTATAGCATCAGCAGCAGGAGTAGAAGATTTAAAATTAGTACATGTTGCTTCTGAAAAAATTGCAGAATATGATGATATTTATATCGGAAAATTACTTGGAGATAAAGCTGCAAGTGTTGTTTTTGATAATTCTAAAATCAAACGCTTTGTACCTCAATTTAAAGCGGTTACACCTTTTGCAGAAGGGGTAAAAGAATCGATTGAATGGTTTGATGCTCATCCTGAGCTGAAAACTATTGATCAAAAGTGGAATGATTTGATGAATAAAATTATTAGAGAAAATGAATAA
- the yihA gene encoding ribosome biogenesis GTP-binding protein YihA/YsxC — protein sequence MQITNAEFYKSVYKYEDCPRLQQPEVAFSGRSNVGKSSLINRLTRQKKLARTSNTPGRTQCLNYFNVDDKFYLVDLPGYGFANVPQKVKDDWAELIDTYLNYRENLIGVVQIIDSRHKPTKDDKMMVEWLQASGLSYLIVATKVDKISNNKKAKQKN from the coding sequence ATGCAGATCACTAATGCTGAATTTTATAAAAGTGTATATAAATATGAAGACTGCCCCAGGCTGCAGCAGCCTGAGGTAGCCTTTAGTGGTCGTTCAAATGTCGGAAAATCATCTTTGATCAATAGGTTAACCAGACAAAAAAAATTAGCCCGAACCAGTAATACTCCTGGTAGAACCCAATGTTTGAATTATTTTAATGTGGATGATAAATTTTATTTAGTTGATTTACCAGGCTATGGTTTTGCCAACGTGCCTCAAAAAGTAAAAGATGACTGGGCGGAGTTAATTGATACTTACTTAAATTATCGGGAAAATTTAATTGGAGTAGTACAAATAATTGACTCTCGTCATAAGCCTACTAAAGACGATAAAATGATGGTTGAATGGCTGCAGGCAAGTGGCTTAAGTTATTTAATTGTTGCTACTAAAGTAGATAAAATTTCAAATAATAAGAAAGCTAAACAAAAAAACTAA
- a CDS encoding putative bifunctional diguanylate cyclase/phosphodiesterase — protein sequence MDDERKNKNYDFEKTHYLAYHDNITGLNNEKYFFKELNKRIKERNGTEKIIILYLKFNNFVDFSNIIGFENSNKFIKKMGDVILDSSLKIEEMSVFNGNQFLILLSMDKDNIYERLKNQTRKFLFEIKEYLTEINFDYLLKVNIGISVFPDHAEKPQGLLSKAQHAMYLVDKRKNNYKIYNKKLFIDKVEFESLHQDLIQAINNEDLFLEFQPKVNTYSERIVSFEALIRWNHCNKGIIQPDEFISIAEKTGMIKKIGVWVLDQTFKQLEEWEKIGFDDIVISINMSEIELNDPNIIKIIKKISSSYSIANKKIEFEITERSFKEVSTDVMNELKRMGFLISLDDFGTGYSSLSYFGKSPFDLLKLDKIFIDNIYKEKSRLIVESVINLAHKFDVKVIAEGVETKEQLEILRKIECDYIQGYYFYKPMSASKITVILNNLKKNSST from the coding sequence ATGGATGATGAAAGAAAGAATAAAAACTATGATTTCGAAAAAACGCATTATCTTGCTTATCATGACAATATTACTGGTTTAAATAATGAAAAGTATTTTTTTAAAGAATTAAATAAAAGAATTAAAGAAAGAAATGGAACAGAAAAAATAATTATTCTATACTTGAAATTTAATAATTTTGTAGATTTTAGCAATATTATTGGTTTTGAAAATAGTAATAAATTTATCAAAAAAATGGGAGATGTTATTTTAGATTCTTCTTTAAAAATTGAAGAAATGTCAGTTTTTAATGGAAACCAATTTTTGATTTTGCTTTCGATGGATAAAGATAATATTTATGAAAGATTAAAAAACCAAACCAGGAAATTTTTATTTGAGATTAAAGAATACTTAACCGAAATAAATTTTGATTATTTATTAAAAGTTAATATTGGAATTTCAGTTTTTCCAGACCACGCAGAAAAGCCACAAGGTTTGTTATCAAAAGCTCAACACGCAATGTATCTAGTTGATAAGAGGAAAAATAATTATAAAATATATAATAAAAAACTTTTTATAGATAAAGTAGAGTTTGAGTCATTACATCAAGATTTAATACAAGCAATAAATAATGAAGATTTATTTTTGGAATTTCAACCAAAGGTTAATACATACTCTGAAAGAATTGTTTCATTCGAGGCTTTAATAAGATGGAATCATTGTAATAAGGGTATAATTCAGCCTGATGAATTTATATCTATAGCAGAAAAAACTGGAATGATAAAAAAAATAGGGGTTTGGGTTTTAGACCAAACATTTAAACAACTAGAAGAATGGGAAAAAATAGGTTTTGATGATATAGTAATTAGTATAAATATGTCTGAAATAGAACTTAATGATCCTAATATAATTAAGATAATAAAAAAAATATCAAGTTCTTATTCTATTGCAAACAAAAAAATAGAATTTGAAATAACGGAAAGATCTTTTAAAGAAGTTTCTACAGATGTAATGAATGAGTTAAAACGGATGGGGTTTCTTATTAGTTTAGATGATTTTGGTACAGGGTATTCATCTTTGAGTTATTTTGGTAAGTCACCATTTGATTTATTAAAGTTAGATAAAATATTCATAGATAATATTTATAAAGAAAAAAGCAGATTAATAGTTGAATCAGTGATTAATCTTGCTCATAAATTTGACGTGAAAGTTATTGCTGAAGGAGTAGAAACAAAAGAACAATTGGAAATATTAAGAAAAATAGAATGTGATTATATTCAGGGATATTATTTTTATAAACCAATGTCTGCTTCTAAAATAACTGTTATCCTTAATAATCTTAAAAAAAATTCTAGCACTTGA
- a CDS encoding polyprenyl synthetase family protein, whose protein sequence is MLIEDKLYQKIRSELNENIIDITKSKRPIINQAVEDLISGGGKKLRPFLMFLAASFGDYDKEKLLQLGSGIELLHMASLVHDDIIDNAELRRGKKTAQKKFGKKEAVFIGDFLLSRTFDIFFEYLDTATLRKMNKNVRLLCEGEIEQSEKRFDLQIGIKDYYRRIRHKTALLFALSSYLGAYVSGIRGQQLSILYKLGLEIGMAFQIQDDLLDFEGDERETGKVMAQDLKEGIVTLPVILLMEQEIYRDKYSAYNNSTLDDKVAKNIISDVKNAGVLKESRKILVVFVNRVKKYLAQLPENKAKRKLKKLIEVQMDRNF, encoded by the coding sequence TTGCTAATTGAAGATAAGCTTTATCAAAAAATACGCAGTGAATTAAATGAAAATATCATTGATATCACAAAATCTAAACGACCAATAATTAATCAGGCTGTGGAGGATTTAATCAGTGGTGGCGGTAAAAAACTGAGGCCTTTTTTAATGTTTCTTGCTGCTTCTTTTGGAGATTATGATAAAGAAAAATTGCTGCAGTTGGGAAGCGGAATTGAGCTGCTGCATATGGCTTCACTTGTTCATGATGATATTATAGATAATGCAGAACTAAGGCGTGGTAAAAAAACTGCTCAAAAAAAATTTGGTAAAAAAGAAGCTGTTTTCATTGGTGATTTTTTATTATCCAGGACTTTTGATATCTTTTTCGAATATCTTGATACAGCAACTTTGCGGAAAATGAACAAGAATGTACGTCTTTTATGTGAAGGAGAAATTGAACAATCTGAAAAACGTTTTGATCTTCAAATTGGAATAAAGGATTATTACAGGAGGATAAGGCATAAAACTGCTTTATTATTTGCATTAAGTAGTTATTTGGGAGCTTATGTTAGTGGAATTAGAGGACAACAACTTAGTATATTATATAAACTAGGATTAGAAATTGGCATGGCTTTTCAAATTCAAGATGATCTTTTAGATTTCGAGGGAGATGAGAGGGAAACAGGAAAGGTAATGGCCCAAGATTTAAAGGAAGGAATAGTTACTTTACCTGTGATTTTATTGATGGAGCAGGAAATATATAGAGACAAATATTCTGCTTATAATAATAGTACTTTAGATGATAAAGTAGCTAAAAATATCATATCGGATGTTAAGAATGCAGGGGTGCTTAAAGAAAGCCGAAAAATTCTAGTAGTATTTGTTAACAGAGTCAAAAAATATTTAGCTCAACTACCTGAAAATAAAGCTAAAAGAAAGTTAAAAAAACTTATTGAAGTGCAGATGGATCGTAATTTTTAA
- a CDS encoding FAD-dependent oxidoreductase — MSNNIIILGAGYGGVTAAQTLHKKLKKYPDSTITLIDKNSYHTLLTELHEVAGNRIEEDALKVDLERIFSSTRVNIVQDKINDIDFENQILSSADHQYTYDYLIMGAGSKPSHCGVENVNEHAFTLWSMDDSMNIKKHIENCMQEARMTDDPVKRKELLSFAVAGGGFTGVEMVGELIDWLDDFSKKYNISRDEIEIYNFEGLDKILPSLSDEMVDKAMNYMRDNGVNVKTGEFVDRLEENKLILNDGKEIKAGTIIWTCGVQAADFAANSGLATDRANRIKVNKYLQTEDYSNVYAIGDNAAAPWKDDQILPALVESAQQTGECAAENIVAEIKGGSKKELDPNLHGVMVSVGSRYAVAEVMGLSLSGIPAMFMKHSVNMFYRFEIGGIKETYSLITEYMKEQASHKGLLAQLFGFVSETSRSLWLVLLRVFVGIMWLYEGYTKVRDGWLWSGDYLVSGASASPIGDYAVGWYVWLNEAIIFKYPLFFQIVVTLSMIGIGISLIFGLFATLGALGSAGFSVNFLLAGQYAHWSSDWPGHFSPLFWFLFGSIALIGSGRSFGLDYYVLPWLKSKIWSRPKNKDQDLRKVIKK; from the coding sequence ATGAGTAATAATATTATTATACTTGGAGCAGGATATGGGGGAGTAACTGCTGCCCAAACTCTCCACAAAAAATTAAAAAAATACCCTGACTCTACAATTACCCTCATTGACAAGAATTCCTATCATACCCTTTTAACAGAATTACATGAGGTAGCAGGTAATAGGATTGAAGAAGATGCACTTAAAGTTGATTTAGAAAGAATTTTTTCTTCAACAAGGGTTAATATAGTTCAGGATAAAATTAATGATATCGATTTTGAAAATCAGATTTTAAGTTCTGCGGATCATCAATATACCTATGATTATTTAATTATGGGGGCCGGCAGCAAGCCGAGTCACTGCGGAGTTGAAAATGTAAATGAACACGCCTTTACATTATGGTCTATGGATGATTCAATGAATATTAAAAAACACATTGAAAATTGTATGCAGGAAGCAAGAATGACTGATGATCCAGTTAAAAGAAAGGAACTTCTTTCATTTGCAGTTGCTGGGGGAGGTTTTACCGGAGTTGAAATGGTTGGTGAATTAATTGATTGGCTTGATGATTTTAGTAAAAAATATAATATATCTCGCGATGAAATAGAAATTTATAACTTCGAAGGTCTTGATAAAATACTTCCGTCTCTCAGTGATGAAATGGTCGACAAGGCAATGAATTACATGAGAGATAATGGAGTCAATGTTAAAACCGGTGAATTTGTTGATCGATTAGAAGAAAACAAATTAATTTTAAATGATGGCAAGGAAATCAAAGCCGGTACCATTATCTGGACTTGTGGTGTACAGGCAGCTGATTTTGCTGCAAACTCTGGCTTAGCTACTGATCGTGCAAATAGAATTAAAGTCAATAAATATCTGCAAACCGAAGATTATTCCAATGTATATGCTATAGGTGATAATGCAGCAGCTCCCTGGAAAGATGATCAGATATTACCTGCATTAGTAGAATCAGCTCAACAGACAGGTGAATGTGCTGCTGAAAATATTGTAGCCGAAATCAAAGGCGGTTCCAAAAAAGAGCTCGATCCAAATTTACATGGTGTAATGGTTTCAGTTGGAAGCCGTTATGCTGTAGCTGAAGTAATGGGCTTATCTTTGTCTGGAATTCCAGCTATGTTTATGAAACACTCAGTCAATATGTTCTATCGTTTTGAAATAGGTGGTATTAAAGAAACATACAGTCTGATTACTGAATATATGAAAGAGCAGGCATCTCACAAAGGATTATTAGCACAGTTATTTGGCTTTGTCAGTGAGACATCAAGGTCACTCTGGTTAGTTCTCTTACGTGTTTTTGTTGGAATTATGTGGCTTTATGAAGGTTATACTAAAGTGAGAGATGGCTGGTTATGGAGTGGAGATTATTTGGTTTCTGGAGCTTCTGCCTCACCGATTGGTGACTATGCTGTAGGCTGGTATGTCTGGTTAAATGAGGCAATAATCTTTAAGTACCCTCTATTCTTCCAGATTGTAGTAACACTAAGTATGATTGGAATTGGCATTTCCTTAATCTTTGGTTTATTTGCAACACTTGGTGCCTTAGGTTCAGCTGGATTTTCAGTTAACTTTTTACTGGCAGGTCAGTATGCCCACTGGTCCAGTGACTGGCCCGGACACTTTAGTCCTTTATTCTGGTTCTTATTTGGCTCTATTGCTTTAATTGGCTCGGGACGTTCCTTCGGACTTGACTACTATGTTCTACCCTGGCTTAAAAGTAAAATCTGGAGCAGACCGAAAAATAAAGATCAGGATCTAAGAAAAGTAATTAAAAAATAG
- a CDS encoding PFL family protein, protein MLNTYEIMETIRMLEEEKLDIRTVTMGISLSDCADSNGEKAREKIYNKIINYAGDLVKTAEEIEVKYDIPIINKRISVTPISLIAAASEDDDYIEFAKTLDKAAKEVGVDFIGGFSALVHKGMTEADKKLISSIPEALAQTERVCSSVNIGTTRAGLNMDAVAQMGKVVKKCAELTADNGGVAASKLVVFANAPEDNPFMAGAFHGVGEGECMINVGISGPGAVKAALTTVKGEPFDIVAETIKKTAFKITRMGQLVAKEASEKLGVTAGIVDLSLAPTPAVGDSVARILEEMGVEVAGAHGTTAALAILNDAVKKGGVMASSHVGGLSGAFIPVSEDAGMIEAVEKGALSIEKLEAMTAVCSVGLDMIAVPGKTTADTISAIIADEAAIGMVNHKTTAVRVIPVPGKDVGEEVVYGGLFGRAPIMKVSDFSSSDFIARGGRIPAPLQSLKN, encoded by the coding sequence ATGTTAAATACATATGAAATAATGGAAACAATAAGGATGTTGGAAGAAGAGAAATTAGATATACGGACAGTAACTATGGGGATTTCACTTAGTGATTGTGCAGATAGTAATGGTGAAAAAGCCAGAGAGAAAATTTATAATAAAATTATAAATTATGCTGGTGATTTAGTTAAAACTGCTGAGGAAATTGAAGTTAAATATGATATTCCAATTATTAATAAAAGAATTTCTGTAACTCCAATTTCACTGATAGCGGCAGCCAGTGAAGATGATGATTACATAGAATTTGCTAAAACTCTTGATAAGGCAGCAAAAGAGGTTGGAGTTGATTTTATTGGTGGTTTTTCTGCTTTAGTACATAAAGGAATGACAGAAGCCGACAAAAAATTAATCAGCTCAATTCCTGAAGCGCTAGCTCAAACTGAAAGGGTTTGTTCTTCAGTTAATATTGGAACTACCCGAGCTGGCTTGAATATGGATGCTGTAGCACAAATGGGCAAGGTTGTTAAAAAATGTGCAGAACTTACAGCTGATAACGGAGGTGTGGCAGCCAGTAAATTAGTTGTTTTTGCTAATGCTCCTGAAGACAATCCTTTTATGGCTGGAGCTTTTCATGGGGTTGGTGAAGGAGAATGCATGATAAATGTTGGTATTTCTGGGCCAGGGGCAGTTAAAGCGGCTTTAACCACGGTAAAAGGAGAACCCTTTGATATTGTTGCAGAAACTATTAAAAAGACAGCTTTTAAAATTACTCGAATGGGTCAGCTGGTTGCAAAAGAAGCTTCAGAAAAGCTGGGTGTAACTGCTGGTATCGTTGATTTATCTCTAGCACCTACACCAGCAGTTGGCGATAGCGTTGCTCGAATTTTAGAAGAAATGGGAGTAGAAGTTGCTGGAGCTCATGGAACAACAGCAGCACTTGCTATATTAAATGATGCAGTTAAAAAAGGTGGAGTAATGGCTTCTTCACACGTTGGAGGCTTAAGTGGAGCATTTATTCCAGTTAGTGAAGATGCTGGTATGATTGAAGCTGTGGAAAAAGGTGCTTTAAGTATTGAAAAACTAGAAGCAATGACTGCAGTTTGTTCAGTTGGTCTGGATATGATTGCAGTGCCTGGAAAAACAACCGCAGATACAATCTCAGCTATTATTGCTGATGAAGCTGCTATTGGGATGGTCAATCATAAAACAACTGCTGTTAGAGTTATTCCCGTCCCAGGTAAAGATGTAGGTGAAGAAGTAGTTTATGGAGGCTTATTTGGTCGAGCTCCAATTATGAAAGTAAGTGATTTTTCAAGTAGTGATTTTATTGCTAGAGGTGGACGTATTCCTGCTCCGCTGCAGAGCTTAAAAAATTAA
- a CDS encoding ACT domain-containing protein, translating into MKAIITVIGVDRIGIISEVSTLLAAEKVNILDINQTVLDDYFTMTMLVSLEALEIPLEELKKELVQKGEKLGVSIRLQHEDIFRSMHRI; encoded by the coding sequence GTGAAAGCTATAATTACTGTTATTGGTGTTGATCGAATTGGAATAATATCTGAAGTAAGTACTCTTTTGGCAGCTGAAAAAGTTAATATTTTAGATATTAATCAAACAGTTCTTGATGACTATTTTACTATGACAATGCTTGTGAGTCTGGAAGCACTTGAGATTCCTTTAGAAGAATTGAAAAAGGAATTGGTTCAAAAAGGAGAAAAATTGGGAGTATCTATTAGACTGCAGCATGAAGATATATTCCGTTCAATGCACCGGATTTAA
- a CDS encoding FAD:protein FMN transferase, with protein MFNTKKIILSRKIILMGILLVFLLILTACGNNGEEMPQAKENAFLMDTLVQMRAHGENAEIAVEESMERIREIEKLMSKTIETSDIYKLNNNSKTEIEIDNESIIVLEKALKYAKLTDGDFDPTIGALVELWGIGTEDAAVPEQAEIETALANTGYNHLDLADNSAEITKEGVKIDLGGIVKGYAAEEVKKIVQKYNIEHAFVNLGGNVLVIGDKVDGSPWKIGIQDPRQGRGNVMAVVDAVDLTIVTSGNYERYFEENGKLYHHILDPKTGYPADNNLLSVSIISENSFDADALSTAIYVMGLEKGMKFIENMENVYAMFITEELDVYLSSGLKEIVTIKDSDFNIIEGEEIAN; from the coding sequence ATGTTTAATACAAAAAAAATAATTTTATCAAGAAAGATAATTTTAATGGGTATACTTTTAGTGTTTTTATTGATTTTAACAGCCTGTGGGAATAATGGTGAAGAAATGCCACAGGCAAAAGAGAATGCTTTTTTGATGGATACTTTAGTTCAGATGCGGGCACATGGAGAAAATGCAGAGATTGCTGTTGAAGAGAGCATGGAACGGATTAGAGAAATTGAAAAATTAATGAGTAAGACTATTGAAACAAGTGATATTTATAAATTAAATAACAATTCAAAAACAGAAATTGAAATAGATAATGAAAGTATAATTGTTTTAGAAAAGGCATTAAAATATGCAAAATTAACTGACGGAGATTTTGATCCAACTATTGGGGCTCTGGTTGAGCTCTGGGGAATTGGAACAGAAGATGCGGCTGTTCCTGAGCAGGCTGAAATCGAAACAGCTTTAGCCAATACCGGCTATAATCATCTTGATTTAGCTGATAATTCTGCTGAGATTACAAAAGAGGGAGTAAAAATAGACCTTGGTGGTATAGTTAAAGGATATGCGGCTGAAGAGGTTAAAAAAATTGTGCAGAAATATAATATTGAACATGCTTTTGTAAATCTTGGTGGAAATGTACTTGTAATTGGTGATAAAGTAGATGGTTCCCCTTGGAAAATTGGAATTCAAGATCCAAGACAAGGTCGAGGTAATGTAATGGCAGTAGTTGATGCTGTTGATTTAACTATTGTTACTTCTGGAAATTATGAAAGATATTTTGAGGAGAACGGAAAGCTGTATCATCATATTCTAGATCCCAAAACTGGTTATCCTGCGGATAATAATCTTTTAAGTGTAAGCATTATTAGTGAAAATTCATTTGATGCTGATGCACTTTCTACAGCTATTTATGTAATGGGGTTAGAAAAAGGAATGAAATTTATTGAAAACATGGAAAATGTTTATGCTATGTTTATCACAGAAGAACTGGATGTTTATCTTTCTTCTGGCTTAAAAGAAATTGTAACTATTAAAGATTCTGATTTTAATATAATTGAAGGTGAAGAGATTGCTAATTGA